One window of the Dreissena polymorpha isolate Duluth1 chromosome 5, UMN_Dpol_1.0, whole genome shotgun sequence genome contains the following:
- the LOC127880922 gene encoding uncharacterized protein LOC127880922 yields MEDKVFDQELFSALEWTDNLNCVPDFDIEKLKHYLIQSQEKSFDKGSVRAFKSLKAFKYFEEGFVQRLRHAETFVANTKAYAIHAKVLAYYQGKAYQTYVALEKETGFPIGGSCACVAGRGEACSHIAAILFAVEDFIAKGLNQSTDKPTCTDRLCTWNAPSKQNVEPETIHNIRIVKQSHGKQLKNHVTFDGIGFDPRQAGDRQVDQVRKNELVQALKRSNSKCNFLKYQTVPDNASCKTVQSRREHSMDDYTVNIFPPSVMNISVKCEEAGPNTAAGTHDHWPV; encoded by the exons ATGGAAGATAAAGTTTTCGATCAAGAATTGTTTTCAGCGCTAGAGTGGACAGATAATTTAAATTGTGTTCCAGATTTTGACATTGAAAAACTAAAACATTATTTGATTCAAAGCCAGGAAAAGTCGTTTGACAAAGGAAGTGTTAGAGCTTTCAAGTCGTTGAAAGCTTTTAAATATTTCGAGGAAGGCTTTGTCCAGAGACTGCGACATGCAGAGACATTCGTAGCAAACACAAAGGCGTACGCAATTCACGCCAAAGTACTTGCATATTACCAAGGAAAAGCCTACCAAACATACGTGGCCCTTGAGAAGGAGACTGGCTTCCCCATTGGAGGTTCTTGTGCTTGCGTTGCAgg GAGAGGCGAAGCATGCAGTCATATCGCAGCGATCCTGTTTGCTGTAGAGGATTTCATCGCCAAGGGGCTCAATCAGTCTACAGACAAGCCAACCTGCACTGACCGGCTGTGCACATGGAATGCTCCATCAAAACAAAATGTGGAACCGGAAACCATCCACAACATAAGAATAGTAAA GCAATCTCATGGAAAACAACTAAAAAACCATGTGACTTTTGATGGAATCGGGTTTGATCCACGACAGGCCGGAGACCGACAGGTTGATCAGGTCAGGAAGAATGAGCTGGTGCAAGCTTTGAAAAGAAGCAATTCAAAGTGtaatttccttaagtatcaaactGTTCCTGACAATGCTTCATGTAAGACTGTTCAATCACGCAGAGAACATTCCATGGATGATTACACTGTCAACATTTTTCCTCCATCTGTAATGAACATAAGTGTCAAGTGTGAGGAAGCCGGACCAAATACGGCAGCTGGAACGCATGACCATTGGCCAGTCTAA